The following proteins are co-located in the Canis lupus dingo isolate Sandy chromosome 31, ASM325472v2, whole genome shotgun sequence genome:
- the SETD4 gene encoding SET domain-containing protein 4 isoform X4, producing MKKGGGRTSRIRRRKLFRCSVSRGGTGRGLMSKTSLREGQMIISLPESCLITTDTVIRSYLGTYIAKWQPPPSPLLALCTFLVSEKHAGDQSLWKPYLEILPQAYTCPVCLEPEVVNLFPKPLKAKAEEQRARVQEFFSSSRDFFSSLQPLFSEAVESIFSYRALLWAWCTVNTRAVYVKHRQRQCFSTEPNTYALAPYLDLLNHSPEVQVKGAFNEETRCYEIRTASNCRKHEEVFICYGPHDNQRLLLEYGFVSIHNPHACVYVSEDILVKYLPTTDKQMNKKISILKDHDFIENLTFGWDGPSWRLLTALKLLCLEAEEFTCWKKVLLGEVISDTNEKTSLVIAQKICQYFIEETNAMLRKISHMKDEEVTLLNQLTLVETLWTEELKILQASAEILNSLQTPFR from the exons GAGGGGCAGATGATTATTTCGTTGCCTGAGAGTTGCCTGATCACCACGGACACAGTGATTAGAAGCTACTTAGGGACATACATTGCTAA GTGGCAGCCTCCCCCATCTCCTCTGCTGGCTCTGTGCACCTTTTTAGTTTCAGAAAAGCATGCTGGGGACCAGTCTCTCTGGAAGCCTTACCTGGAGATTTTGCCGCAGGCCTACACCTGCCCTGTGTGTTTGGAGCCAGAAGTGGTGAATCTTTTCCCCAAACCTTTGAAAGCAAAGGCCGAAGAGCAAAGAGCCCGTGTGCAGgagttcttttcttcctccagagactttttctcttccctgcagCCCCTGTTTTCTGAGGCTGTTGAGAGCATCTTTAGCTACAGGGCCCTCCTGTGGGCTTGGTGCACGGTCAACACCAGAGCTGTGTACGtgaagcacaggcagaggcaaTGCTTCTCCACGGAGCCAAACACCTACGCTCTTGCCCCATACTTGGATCTGCTGAATCATAGCCCCGAAGTCCAG gtaaaaGGAGCATTTAATGAGGAAACTCGCTGTTACGAAATTAGAACGGCTTCAAATTGTAGGAAACACGAAGAGGTGTTCATCTGCTATGGCCCTCATGATAACCAACGGCTGCTCCTGGAGTATGGATTTGTTTCCATCCATAATCCTCATGCTTGTGTTTATGTCTCAGAAG atataCTTGTTAAATACCTTCCAACAACAGACAAACAGATGAACAAGAAGATTTCCATTTTGAAGGATCATGACTTTATAGA AAATTTGACATTTGGATGGGATGGACCATCTTGGAGGTTGCTCACAGCTCTTAAGTTGTTATGTCTGGAAGCCGAAGAATT TACGTGCTGGAAAAAAGTACTTCTTGGGGAAGTCATTTCAGATACAAATGAGAAGACAAGTTTGGTCATAGCTCAGAAAATATGCCAGTATTTCATAGAAGAGACCAATGCTATGCTTCGAAAG ATTTCTCATATGAAAGATGAAGAAGTGACTTTGCTAAACCAACTAACTTTAGTAGAAACATTGTGGACAGAAGAGCTAAAGATTCTGCAGGCCTCTGCTGAGATTCTAAACAGCTTGCAAACACCTTTTAGGTAA